The Maylandia zebra isolate NMK-2024a linkage group LG7, Mzebra_GT3a, whole genome shotgun sequence genome contains a region encoding:
- the LOC143419565 gene encoding E3 SUMO-protein ligase ZBED1-like — protein sequence MKTEERHFAEACAEQFQTVARRWRIEEKVTTVGTDSARNMIAAARIMPFNHMPCTAHILQRCITVSLADSGFVTALAKCRKIVGHFKHSPANTAELNAEQVSLGRKQEPLAQGVPMRWNSTLEMVKRLIHNQTAVTATLDKQKHKLVLLTPPEWDKLQRLETLLEPCRYVTELLGGEAYVSCSVVLPAFCHLRRVMEVTDEDPAYVVRFKEKFKEDLASRQEHTNYAWLQIATALDTRFKDLRSVPKTDREAVWTTLAGMLHEDSPRRSHTAEEGPAKKRLSLLQMDSDSESEEEVQQDRAIQRYRAEPCTALEDCPLQWWAAHAGAHSQLARLARRYLATPASTVPCERLFSVAGHIVNKKRSALHSENVDKLVCLSNWLKDE from the exons ATGAAAACGGAAGAGCGGCACTTTGCGGAGGCTTGTGCAGAGCAGTTCCAGACTGTTGCTCGCAGGTGGAGAATTGAGGAGAAGGTGACAACAGTAGGCACGGACAGTGCGCGCAATATGATCGCCGCGGCTCGCATCATGCCATTCAATCACATGCCGTGTACCGCGCACATTCTACAGAGATGCATCACAGTGAGTCTCGCAGACAGTGGCTTTGTCACTGCGCTGGCCAAATGCCGCAAAATTGTTGGCCATTTTAAGCACagcccagcaaacacagcagagctgaacGCAGAGCAGGTGTCACTGGGGCGCAAGCAGGAGCCGTTGGCCCAGGGCGTGCCTATGCGCTGGAACTCCACGCTGGAGATGGTGAAGCGCTTGATCCACAACCAAACTGCAGTAACCGCGACTctggataaacaaaagcataaacttgtcctcctgacgcctccagagtgggacaaactccagagactggagacacttctagagccctgcag ATATGTGACTGAACTGCTGGGAGGAGAGGCCTACGTCTCCTGCTCTGTAGTTCTACCAGCCTTCTGCCACCTGCGCCGTGTCATGGAAGTAACTGATGAGGACCCTGCATATGTGGTGAGGTTTAAAGAGAAGTTTAAGGAAGACCTTGCTTCCCGCCAGGAACATACCAACTATGCATGGCTCCAGATCGCAACTGCACTGGACACACGTTTTAAAGACCTACGCAGTGTGCCCAagactgacagagaagcagtgtggaccacactggcaggcatgctgcatgaagactctcctagaagatcacacactgcagaagaaGGTCCAGCCAAGAAGAGGCTGAGCCTGCTGCAGATGGACTCTGACTCTGAGTCAGAGGAGGAGGTACAGCAGGACAGAGCCATACAGCGCTACAGAGCAGAGCCCTGCACTGCCTTAGAGGACTGTCCCTTACAGTGGTGGGCAGCTCATGCAGGAGCCCACAGCCAGCTGGCCCGCCTTGCTCGCAGATACCTGGCCACTCCTGCCTCCACAGTGCCCTGTGAGAGGCTGTTCTCTGTAGCAGGGCACATTGTGAACAAGAAGAGGTCTGCTCTGCACTCAGAGAACGTGGACAAGTTGGTTTGTCTCAGCAACTGGCTGAAGGATGAGTAG